GCCGATCGCCACCTCCACGTCCGCGGGGACGGCCGCCGGGACGACGTCGTCCCGCAGCCGGTGCACCAGCTCGGTGGTCGCCTCGTCCCGCGGCGCCGACGTCGGCACCACCCGCAGCACCGCCGTGCCGCCGTCGTCCGACACCACCGGCGGGCTCACCGACGCCACCCCCGCGTCGTCCGCCAGGGTGCCGGCGAGCTCGTCCGCGGCCGGGCCGACGTCCCCGGACGGCGCGTCCACCGCCACGACCAGCGGCCCGTTCACCCCTGGACCGAAGCCCTCGGCCACCAGGTCATAGGCCCGCCGGGCGGTGGACTCCTCCGACAGCGTGCCGGCGTCGCTGAAGCCCAGCCGCAGGTCCAGCACCGGGACGGCGAGCACCAGCAGCGCCGTCAGCGACCCGACCAGCCACACCACCGGACGCCGCTGCACCGTGCGCGCCCACCGCGCCGCCGCCGCGCCCGTCCCCGCCCCACCCCGGCCGAGCCCCCGCAGCCGGACCCGGTCTACCCGCGCCCCGGCGAAGCCCAGCAGCGCCGGGAGCAGGGTGACCGCGGCGAGCATCGCGACCAGCACCGCGGCCGCGATGCCCAGCGCCATGCCGCTGATCAGGTCCATGCCCATCAGCACCAGGCCGAGGATGGCGATGACCACCGTCGTGCCGGCGAACAGCACCGAGCGGCCGGCCGTCGTCTGCGCGAGCCCGACCGCATCGACCACCGGCGCCCCGGTGCGCAGCGCCTCCCGGTAGCGGGTGACCACGAGCAGCGAGTAGTCGATGCCGACGCCGATCGCGATCATCCCGGCGGCGGCGGTGGCGTAGCTGGGCACGTCGACGACGTGCGCGGCCAGCTCGATGGCGGCGACGCCGCAGAGCGCACCCAGGACGCCGACCACCAGCGGGAGCGCCATCGCCAGCAGCGACCCGAACGCGAGGAACAGGATCACGCCGGCGGCGAGCACCCCGATCACCTCGGCCGGTGGCCCGCCGCCCTCGTCGAGCAGCAGACCCCCGACCTCGACCTGCAGCCCGGGGACGTCGACGTCCGCGCGCAGGGCGTCCAGGGTGTCGCTGACCTCGGCGAGCTCCTCGACCGTGCGCTGCGGCAGGTCCACCTGGAGGTAGGCGATGGTGCCGTCAGGGGCGACCTGTTGCCCACCGCCCGGGTCGAACGGGCCGGTGACCTGCGCGCCGGGCACCTGCTCGACGACGTCGGCGGCCAGGTCGGCGGCGGCCGCGCGCACCGCCGGCGTGTCGACCCCCTCGGCCCGGTGCAGCACCAGCTGGGCCGACGTGCCCGAGCGGGCCTCGAAGCCGGCATCGGCCAGCAGGTCGCCGGCGCGGGTGCTCTCGGCGCCGGGCAGGGTGAAGTCGTCGCTGGTCGGACCGGCGAAGGCACCGGCCAGCACGGACAGGACGAGGACGGAGACCACCCAGACGGCGACGACCAGGCGCCGCGAGCGGACACAGGAACGGGCGAGGGAGTCGAGCACGACGAGCTCCTGACGACGGCCGGGACGGACCCGCCGAACGCTAGGAACGCCCCGCCCGGACGTCGTCCGTCCGGGAGCTCGACCGCACTGCGCACCTGGACGTACGGCGAGGACGAGATACGCCGCAGCGCGGACGCGCAGCCGCCGGGAACTCCCCTAGCCTCCCGGCATGAGCTGGCGTCCCGGGCGGATCGACGTCGTGCTGGTGCTCGCTTCGGTGCTGCCGGCGTGGGCCGCGCTCGCCGGTCACCTGGAGCACGAGGCGCGGCCACCGGACCCGCTGGCCTTCACGTTGGTGGCCGTGGTCGGGCTGCCGATGCTGGTCGCCCGCCGGGCACCGGTGCCCGCGCTGGGCCTGAGCATCGCCCTGCTGTTCGGCTACTACTGGACCGGCTACGCGGCGGTGGGGCTGGTGCTCCCGCTGGCCCCGGCGCTGTTCGTGGTGGCGCAGGCCGGCCGGGTGCGGCTGGGGGCCGTGGTGGGCAGCACGCTCCTCGTGCTGTCCACCGCGTTCCGGTTGCTCGGCGGCGAGCGGGACCAGGAGCCCGGCGTCGTCATCGGCTACGACGGCGTGCTGTCCCTGGCGCTGTTGGCCGC
The Modestobacter marinus DNA segment above includes these coding regions:
- a CDS encoding MMPL family transporter, with the protein product MLDSLARSCVRSRRLVVAVWVVSVLVLSVLAGAFAGPTSDDFTLPGAESTRAGDLLADAGFEARSGTSAQLVLHRAEGVDTPAVRAAAADLAADVVEQVPGAQVTGPFDPGGGQQVAPDGTIAYLQVDLPQRTVEELAEVSDTLDALRADVDVPGLQVEVGGLLLDEGGGPPAEVIGVLAAGVILFLAFGSLLAMALPLVVGVLGALCGVAAIELAAHVVDVPSYATAAAGMIAIGVGIDYSLLVVTRYREALRTGAPVVDAVGLAQTTAGRSVLFAGTTVVIAILGLVLMGMDLISGMALGIAAAVLVAMLAAVTLLPALLGFAGARVDRVRLRGLGRGGAGTGAAAARWARTVQRRPVVWLVGSLTALLVLAVPVLDLRLGFSDAGTLSEESTARRAYDLVAEGFGPGVNGPLVVAVDAPSGDVGPAADELAGTLADDAGVASVSPPVVSDDGGTAVLRVVPTSAPRDEATTELVHRLRDDVVPAAVPADVEVAIGGAQPAAIDFADHTAQRLPLFLAVVLGLSFLLLMVVFRGLLVALKAVVVNLLSIGAAFGALVAVFQWGWAAEALGVEGVAPIEAWVPMLLIAIVFGLSMDYEVFLLSRIREEYDRSGDNAEAVAVGLARTARVITAAAAIMVCVFGSFVLGSSRELQLFGFGLAIAVLIDATLVRMVLVPAAMELLGNANWWLPRRLDRVLPHLTVEVPTEERVREDELVRS